Within the Dechloromonas denitrificans genome, the region CGTCCGGCTGCTCCGTTCGACGCTGCATGACGGCCTGAAAGCCGGGGCCAGCGACATCCATATCGAGGCCCACAGCCGCGGCCTGGCGATCAAGTACCGGATCGACGGCGTGCTCAACTACGCCGGTTCGATCGACGGCAGCGATACCGCCGAACAGATGATTTCGCGGGTCAAGGTGCTCTCCGATCTCGATATTTCCGAACGCCGCGTGCCGCAGGACGGCCGTTTCAAGGTCAGCTGGCAGGGCCGCGAAATCGACATCCGCGTCTCGATCATGCCGAGCATCTGGGGCGAGGACGCGGTATTGCGGGTTCTCGACAAGCAGGCGCTGACCGACCACTTGCAGGGCCTGCGCCTCGATGCGATGGGTTTCGACGCCGACATCATGGCGCGCATCCGTCGGCTGGCCAGCGAACCTTACGGCATGGTGCTGGTCACCGGGCCGACCGGCAGCGGCAAGACGACCACGCTGTACGCTGCGTTGAGCGAGATCAATCGCGGCGAGGACAAGATCATCACCATCGAAGACCCGGTCGAGTATCAGCTGTCCGGCGTGCTGCAGATTCCGGTCAACGAGAAAAAAGGCCTGACTTTCGCCCGCGGCCTGCGCTCCATCCTGCGCCACGACCCGGACAAGATCATGGTCGGCGAAATCCGCGATTCGGAAACCGCGCAGATCGCCGTCCAGGCTGCCCTGACCGGCCACCTGGTCTTCACCACGGTGCATGCCAACAATGTGTTCGACGTGATCGGCCGCTTCCTGCACATGGAGGTCGATCCGTACAACCTGGTTTCCGCGCTCAACGGCGTTATCGCCCAACGGCTGATCCGCACGCTGTGCACGGCCTGCATGAAGCCGGTGGTGCCGAACCCGGAAGCCTTGAGCGACGCCGATATCGATCTGGCTGCCAGCAGCGGCTGGCAGTTTCAGCAGGCGGTCGGCTGCGGCACCTGCCGCGGCACCGGCTACCGTGGTCGGCGGGCGATTGCCGAATTGCTCGTCCTCAACGACGAAATCCGCGAACTGATCATCAGCCGGGCGCCGATCCGCCAGCTCAAGGAAGCCGCCCGGCGCGGCGGCACCCGCTCGCTGCGCGAAAGCGCCCTCGATCTCGTGCGCGACGGCGCGACCAGCCTGGAGGAGGCCAACCGTGTCACTTTCGTGGCTTGATCGCCTGACCCTGTTCATCCACCCGCAACGCGTCGTCCTCGAACGGCAGCCCTGGCGCGGCACGACCACCCGTCAGTCGGCCGACGTGGCGCCGCCGGCCAGCGGCGAAGCCGACTGGCAGCCGGCACTGGCCGCCGCCGAAGCCTTGCTCAAGGCGGAAGGCAGGCGGGGGAGCGCACTGCGCATCGTCGTCGCCGACCATTTTGTCCGCTACGCGCTGTTGCCGTGGAGCGAAAACATCACCGGCCGGGCGGCGCGGCTGGCCATGGCTCGGGCGTTGCTCAAGAACACGCTGGGCGACAAGGCGGAAACGCTGGAGATTGCGCTCGACCGTCCGGCCTTTGGCAAGAATGGCCTGGCCGCCGGTATCGACCGCCAGCTGCTGGCCGGCCTGCGTGCCGCCGCCAAGACTCGGCAGCTCCGCCTGACGACGCTGCAACCGCGGCTGATCGCCGAACTGGCGGCCCGGCACCGGCAACTGGCCGATGGCTGGTTCGCCTGCCTCGACGCTGAATGGCTGACCCTGGCCGGCCTGCGCGGTGGCGAAATCGCCAGCCTGCGCAACCATCGCGCCAGTACCGGCGATCCGGCGCTGCTGGCCGGCGAACTGGCCGGCCTGCTGGCGGCGGAAAGCGCCGCCCCGCCAGGGGCAGTGGCCGGCAAGAAACTGTTCATCGCCAGCCGCCAGGTGGCCGTGCCGATCCTCACCGGGGGCTGGGAGACGACCAGCTGGCCCGCTGCTATTGGTGGTGATGCGCATGCGTGAAATTGAACTCGATTTTCAGCCGCGGCGTCCCGGTCTGCTGCCGGTGGTCCTGCTGCTCGTCGGTGCGCTGCTCGCGGCCGATGTCTGGCTCGAATACAGCGGGCTGCGCGACCAGCTCACGGCAGCCGAATCGCGCCTCCAGCAGGCCGAGCGGCGGGCCGAACGACTTGATGCTGGGCGCCGCGACAGTCGGCCGGAGAATGTCTTCACGGCCGACGAAAGCAAGGCCCTGCGTCAGGCAATCGCCGCCATCCGCATCGACTGGGAAGGGCTCTACCACAGCATCGACCAGGCGGTCAGCGAGGAGGTCAGTCTGCTCGCCATCCGTCCCAGCGCGGCCGGCAAAGCGGTGCAGATCTCCGGCGAAGCACGCGACATGGCGGCGGCCCTGGCTTTCGTCGAGGCACTGCGCCGCGCCCCGCTGGCCCAGGTGGTCTTGCTGTCGCACCAGGTCAAGCAGAACGATCCGCAACATCCCATCATTTTCGAGATTGCCGCGACATGGCTGACCGGTTCCTGAAGCTCCTGCTGGCCCGCCTGCGCTTTGCCGCCGCCAACCTGCCGGTGCTGCCGGTGCTCGCTTTGCTGCTGGTCGGCGCGGCGGCGCTTGCACAGTTGTTCCTGTTGCCCGGCCAGGAAGCGGCCATCGAAGCCAGCGAGCACCGTCTGGCCAGCCTCGAACGCAACGCCCGGCGCGCCGCGATCGAGCGCCAGAGCGTCCAGGTCTCGCCGGAAGATACCCGGCAACGCTTGCTCGACCGCTTTCCCGGCGAAGACCAACTCAATGCCGAACTCGGGCGCCTGCTCGAGATGGCGGCCACGGCGGGTTTGACTATCGTGAGCGGCGACTACCGGCTGATGCCGGCCAAGGACGGCCTGTTCGACCGTTATGTGCTGAATTTCCCGGTCAAGGGCGATTACCGGAAGATACGCGGCTACGTGCAGGCGGTACGCAGCGAATTTCCCGATCTGGCCGTGGACGACATCGCGCTGCGCCGCGAGAACATCGCCAGCACCGAGGTCGAGGCGCAACTGCGTTTCGTCCTGTTCGGCCGGAGGAAAGCGGCATGAAGGCGAAACAGCGCTGGCTGATTATCGGCGGCCTGCTGCTCGCCACGCTCGCCGCCGCCTACATGGCCGAGGACGAGGCCCCGGCCGCCACCGGCAAGCGCCAGACCGCCGCCCCGGCCGGCCAGCCGCGTCGGGCGGCCGGCCCCGACAAACTGGCCGAAACGGCCGCGCCGCCGCTCAGCTTCCCCGAACCG harbors:
- a CDS encoding GspE/PulE family protein produces the protein MNSPTEERLLIDSFERDALLAEARRLATAGGGLAGVMAGLQADFGQSEEAAGELTAAAFGLSAISLAELSDYSLALDLAPFAEFIRRQALVLDIGEAYLVATPNPFDTVLRDWLEGLVSLGRPLHWRLAPASVLSAYLTREESRVRALDGSLGGEGGQIAIGSVAEDLSLQRISEDGSPVVRLLRSTLHDGLKAGASDIHIEAHSRGLAIKYRIDGVLNYAGSIDGSDTAEQMISRVKVLSDLDISERRVPQDGRFKVSWQGREIDIRVSIMPSIWGEDAVLRVLDKQALTDHLQGLRLDAMGFDADIMARIRRLASEPYGMVLVTGPTGSGKTTTLYAALSEINRGEDKIITIEDPVEYQLSGVLQIPVNEKKGLTFARGLRSILRHDPDKIMVGEIRDSETAQIAVQAALTGHLVFTTVHANNVFDVIGRFLHMEVDPYNLVSALNGVIAQRLIRTLCTACMKPVVPNPEALSDADIDLAASSGWQFQQAVGCGTCRGTGYRGRRAIAELLVLNDEIRELIISRAPIRQLKEAARRGGTRSLRESALDLVRDGATSLEEANRVTFVA